The following proteins come from a genomic window of Gynuella sunshinyii YC6258:
- the ftsA gene encoding cell division protein FtsA, which translates to MAAANHGQLLVGLDIGTSKVVAIVGTVTADGGIEIVGLGSHKSRGLKKGVVVNIESTVQSIQRAIEEAELMSGCDIHSVHVGIAGSHIHSLNSHGIVAVRDKEVIEADIERVLDAAKAIAVPADQKILHILPQEYIIDSQEGIKEPLGMCGVRLEARVHVVTGALNAIQNIEKCIRRCGLEVEEIILEQLASSHAVLTDDERELGVCLVDIGGGTTDIAIFTEGAIRHTAVIPIAGDQVTNDIAMAFATPTQHAEDIKIKYACALAQLANENETIQVPSVGDRPARSLTRQALAEVVEPRYEELFTLIQAELRRSGFEDLIPSGIVLTGGTAKMEGAVELAEEVFHVPVRLASPQEITGLTDIVRNPIYSTGVGLLMHAAKQVHEGGVPQAKAYVEEQDGVLVRIKEWFKRNF; encoded by the coding sequence ATGGCCGCGGCTAATCACGGACAATTACTCGTCGGACTGGATATCGGCACTTCAAAAGTAGTTGCTATCGTTGGGACGGTAACAGCCGATGGCGGTATCGAAATTGTGGGTCTTGGCTCACATAAGTCCCGAGGACTGAAAAAAGGAGTGGTCGTTAACATTGAATCGACAGTTCAATCTATCCAGCGTGCCATTGAAGAAGCTGAGCTAATGTCCGGTTGTGATATTCACTCCGTTCATGTGGGTATTGCCGGAAGTCATATTCATAGCTTGAACAGTCATGGCATTGTTGCCGTTCGCGATAAAGAAGTCATTGAGGCTGATATTGAACGGGTGTTGGATGCGGCCAAAGCTATTGCTGTGCCGGCGGATCAGAAAATTCTTCATATCCTGCCTCAGGAATACATTATTGATAGTCAGGAAGGCATTAAAGAACCACTGGGAATGTGTGGAGTTCGTTTAGAAGCGCGTGTGCATGTTGTCACTGGCGCGCTTAACGCGATTCAGAATATTGAGAAATGTATTCGGCGCTGTGGACTGGAAGTGGAAGAAATTATTTTGGAACAGTTGGCATCCAGTCATGCTGTGCTGACTGACGATGAAAGGGAATTAGGGGTTTGTCTTGTAGATATCGGTGGCGGAACAACAGACATCGCTATATTTACCGAAGGCGCTATCAGACATACCGCAGTGATTCCAATTGCCGGCGATCAGGTAACCAATGATATTGCCATGGCATTTGCAACACCTACGCAGCATGCCGAAGATATAAAAATTAAATACGCATGTGCGTTAGCGCAATTAGCGAATGAAAACGAAACGATTCAGGTTCCCAGTGTAGGTGATCGTCCAGCCAGGTCGCTGACACGCCAGGCATTGGCAGAAGTTGTTGAGCCTCGTTATGAAGAATTGTTCACCCTTATTCAAGCCGAATTGAGAAGAAGTGGATTCGAAGATCTCATTCCCTCCGGAATTGTTTTGACAGGTGGGACAGCAAAAATGGAAGGAGCCGTTGAGTTGGCTGAGGAGGTATTTCATGTACCGGTTCGATTAGCGAGCCCCCAGGAAATTACAGGTTTAACAGATATCGTCAGAAATCCGATTTATTCGACCGGCGTGGGACTGTTGATGCACGCAGCAAAGCAGGTTCATGAGGGGGGCGTTCCCCAGGCGAAAGCCTATGTCGAAGAACAGGACGGTGTCTTGGTACGTATTAAAGAATGGTTTAAACGCAATTTTTAA
- the ftsZ gene encoding cell division protein FtsZ yields MFTLVDDFPQSAVIKVVGVGGGGGNAVQHMLNSSIEGVEFICANTDAQALKSLEARTAVQLGGTITRGLGAGANPEIGRQSALEDRDRIAEVLKDADMVFITAGMGGGTGTGAAPIVAEVAKEMGILTVAVVTKPFQFEGRKRMTIAEAGLEELGQHVDSLITIPNQKLLQVLGNNVTLLDAFAAANDVLLNAVQGVADLIIRPGLINVDFADVRTVMSEMGMAMMGSGRASGENRASKAAEAAVRSPLLEDIDLQGARGILVNVTGGLDMGLTEFDEVGRIVHEYASDEATVVVGTVVDPEISDEIRVTVVATGLNRPVAKPKVAVDNTRKSVAPSPEARKFDRSHPVAKKAHGQEVSHQQQKEISRDLDYLDIPAFLRKQAD; encoded by the coding sequence ATTTTCACTTTAGTCGATGATTTCCCGCAATCAGCGGTCATCAAAGTCGTTGGTGTTGGCGGCGGCGGTGGCAATGCTGTTCAGCATATGCTTAACAGCAGTATTGAGGGTGTTGAATTTATTTGTGCCAACACAGATGCCCAGGCATTGAAGTCATTGGAGGCCCGCACTGCAGTCCAGCTCGGGGGCACCATTACCCGAGGCCTTGGCGCAGGAGCAAATCCGGAAATTGGCCGCCAATCCGCACTGGAAGACAGAGACCGCATCGCAGAGGTGCTCAAAGATGCCGATATGGTGTTTATTACCGCAGGTATGGGGGGCGGAACAGGCACTGGTGCGGCTCCAATTGTTGCGGAAGTGGCCAAAGAAATGGGGATTCTGACGGTTGCAGTGGTAACCAAACCGTTCCAGTTTGAAGGACGGAAGAGGATGACCATTGCAGAAGCAGGCCTGGAAGAGTTAGGGCAACACGTTGATTCCCTGATTACCATTCCAAACCAGAAGCTACTTCAGGTGCTCGGCAATAATGTGACCTTGTTAGATGCATTCGCTGCAGCTAACGATGTGTTGTTAAATGCTGTACAGGGGGTTGCAGACCTGATAATTCGTCCCGGTCTGATCAACGTGGACTTTGCTGACGTCCGTACAGTCATGTCCGAGATGGGTATGGCTATGATGGGGTCAGGCCGTGCAAGCGGTGAAAACCGTGCCTCAAAAGCAGCAGAAGCTGCTGTACGCAGTCCATTATTGGAAGATATCGATCTTCAGGGAGCCAGAGGTATTCTGGTAAATGTTACCGGTGGTTTGGACATGGGGCTGACTGAGTTTGATGAGGTTGGTCGAATAGTCCATGAATATGCTTCTGATGAAGCAACTGTGGTAGTGGGAACTGTTGTAGATCCGGAAATCTCTGATGAAATCCGAGTTACGGTTGTGGCAACTGGCTTGAATCGCCCGGTAGCCAAACCTAAAGTGGCGGTTGACAATACCCGCAAAAGTGTTGCTCCGTCACCTGAAGCCCGGAAGTTTGATCGGTCACATCCTGTTGCTAAGAAAGCACATGGCCAGGAGGTTTCGCATCAGCAACAGAAGGAAATTTCCCGAGATTTAGACTATCTGGATATTCCTGCTTTTCTGCGGAAACAAGCTGACTAA
- the lpxC gene encoding UDP-3-O-acyl-N-acetylglucosamine deacetylase translates to MIKQRTLKNIIRATGVGLHSGEKVYLTLKPAPVDTGIVFCRTDLEPVVEIPAKAMNVGDTTMSTTLMAGGASVDTVEHLLSAMAGLGIDNAYIEVNAAEVPSMDGSAGPFVFLIQSAGIEEQDRAKKFIRIKKTVEVKDGDKYARFEPHNGFKVSFTIDFDHPAFKDRSQKHSLDFSTTSFIKEISRARTFGFMRDFEYLRANNLALGASFNNAIALDDFKILNEDGLRYENEFVKHKILDAVGDLYLLGHSLLGHFVGFKSGHGLNNLLLRELLKHEDAWEYVSFEEKNAPIAYTPVLATEY, encoded by the coding sequence ATGATCAAACAACGTACACTCAAAAACATCATTAGGGCCACAGGGGTAGGCCTTCACTCCGGTGAAAAGGTCTACCTCACACTTAAACCTGCTCCAGTCGATACCGGTATTGTTTTTTGCCGAACGGATTTGGAACCAGTGGTTGAAATTCCGGCGAAGGCAATGAATGTTGGTGATACCACGATGTCGACGACTTTAATGGCCGGTGGTGCGAGTGTAGATACTGTTGAGCACCTGTTATCAGCAATGGCGGGTCTAGGGATAGACAACGCCTATATTGAAGTGAACGCTGCTGAAGTTCCGAGTATGGATGGTAGCGCTGGGCCTTTTGTGTTTCTGATTCAATCGGCAGGGATTGAAGAGCAGGACCGGGCTAAGAAGTTTATACGCATCAAAAAAACGGTTGAAGTAAAGGATGGTGATAAATACGCCCGCTTTGAGCCCCATAATGGTTTTAAGGTGTCTTTTACCATTGATTTTGATCATCCTGCGTTTAAAGACAGAAGTCAGAAACATTCTCTGGATTTTTCGACCACGTCTTTTATTAAGGAAATCAGCCGGGCAAGAACATTTGGTTTTATGCGGGATTTTGAATACCTGAGGGCCAATAACCTGGCTTTGGGTGCTAGTTTCAATAATGCCATTGCTTTGGATGACTTTAAAATCCTCAACGAAGATGGCCTGCGTTATGAGAATGAGTTTGTAAAACACAAAATTCTTGATGCGGTTGGTGACTTATATCTGTTAGGACACAGTCTTTTAGGCCATTTTGTCGGCTTTAAATCTGGTCATGGTTTGAATAACTTACTGCTACGCGAACTTTTAAAACATGAAGATGCTTGGGAATATGTTTCTTTTGAGGAAAAAAATGCTCCTATAGCCTATACTCCGGTACTAGCAACTGAATATTAA
- a CDS encoding M23 family metallopeptidase, with the protein MGGVGYFGYWLGDELQNDVFDQNSAAAWKKTLAKQKEDISQVKQYSEEQIQALTVKIAELQARATRVDALGEHLVKVAKLDEGEFNFSEPPAVGGPEASDLYSAAYQVPVLTDVIDDLATRIEGREEQLTILESLLGSRKISNDTFIAGRPILKGWMSSRYGYRSDPFTGKMAWHEGVDFAGKEGSEIVSVAAGVVTWAGERYGYGQMVEINHGSGYSTRYGHSKEVLVKVGDIVKKGQVIAKMGSTGRSTGPHCHFEVHNNGKALDPAKFILRASK; encoded by the coding sequence TTGGGGGGAGTCGGTTATTTTGGTTATTGGCTGGGGGACGAGCTTCAAAACGACGTTTTTGACCAAAACTCGGCCGCAGCCTGGAAGAAAACACTGGCCAAACAGAAAGAAGATATTTCCCAAGTAAAGCAGTACAGCGAAGAACAGATTCAGGCGCTGACAGTTAAAATCGCAGAATTGCAGGCCAGAGCCACTCGCGTCGATGCCTTGGGTGAGCACTTGGTTAAAGTCGCCAAGCTTGACGAAGGTGAGTTCAATTTCTCTGAACCCCCTGCTGTAGGAGGGCCCGAAGCCAGCGATTTGTACAGTGCTGCTTATCAGGTACCGGTATTAACTGATGTTATTGATGATTTGGCAACTCGTATTGAAGGCCGCGAGGAGCAGTTGACGATATTGGAGAGTTTGTTGGGAAGTCGCAAGATCAGCAATGATACCTTTATTGCGGGTCGTCCAATATTGAAAGGATGGATGTCTTCACGCTATGGATACAGATCAGATCCCTTTACGGGTAAGATGGCCTGGCATGAGGGCGTAGACTTTGCCGGTAAAGAAGGTTCCGAAATTGTCTCAGTCGCTGCTGGAGTGGTCACCTGGGCCGGAGAGCGTTACGGCTATGGTCAGATGGTTGAAATCAATCATGGTTCCGGATATTCCACGCGGTATGGGCATTCCAAAGAAGTACTGGTCAAAGTTGGTGATATTGTCAAAAAAGGTCAGGTAATTGCCAAAATGGGGAGTACCGGACGTTCAACGGGTCCTCATTGTCATTTTGAAGTGCACAATAACGGCAAAGCACTCGATCCAGCCAAATTTATTCTTCGCGCAAGCAAATAA
- the secA gene encoding preprotein translocase subunit SecA: MFTRIVTKIVGSKNDREVKRLLKQVQKINALEPEFAALNDEQLKGKTQEFKKRLENESLDQLLPEAFAAVREASKRVLGLRHFDVQLVGGMVLNSSKIAEMRTGEGKTLVATLPCYLNALTGDSVHVVTVNDYLAQRDASWMRPLFAALDLSVGVVVSQQPPEEKRLAYKADITYGTNNEFGFDYLRDNMAFRMEDKFQRGHYFAVVDEVDSILIDEARTPLIISGPAEDSSERYLQINKLIPNLVREYPAEEGQELKPGDFIIDEKHRSLELTEAGHEKVEQLLADNGLLAEGESLYSATNLSLLHHVNAAIKAHFMFHRNVDYIIEGGEVVIVDEHTGRKMPGRRWSEGIHQAIEAKENLTIQKENQTLASTTFQNYFRLYTKLSGMTGTADTEAFEFRQIYGLDVVVIPTNRVVKRVDYNDLVFLSEDEKFEAIVKDIQANIEAGRPVLVGTASVEASERVSSALQNHKIPHNVLNAKNHANEAMIIANAGLPGAVTIATNMAGRGTDIMLGGNWEAEVKQLEEPSEAEITRIKSEWQQRHEAVLAAGGLHIIGTERHESRRIDNQLRGRSGRQGDPGSSRFFLSIDDNLMRIFMSDRMKGFMKSMGMDKGEAIEHKMVSNAIEKAQRKVENRNFDIRKSLLEFDDVNNDQRSVIYQQRDELMSSDSIQDVIQNIRKDVTNQLIDEYVPPESLHEQWDIAGLEKALTAEFDIQLPVQEWLDADQHFNEPQLRQKIVEEMERVYQEKEGQVGADAMRRFEKQIMLQVLDQRWKEHLQAMDHLRMGIHLRGYAQKNPKQEYKRESFLLFQNLLEEVKSDTVKILSRMQLMTREQAEEIERRRQALEERMQYQHEQASAVPEARSQPEANSDPEPNKPQPMVRKGQKVGRNDPCPCGSGKKYKQCHGRLS, from the coding sequence ATGTTTACCAGAATTGTTACAAAGATTGTCGGCAGTAAAAACGACCGCGAAGTAAAGCGGTTACTTAAACAAGTTCAAAAAATTAATGCGTTGGAGCCGGAGTTCGCAGCGCTGAACGATGAACAGCTTAAGGGAAAGACCCAAGAGTTTAAAAAACGGCTTGAGAACGAATCTCTTGACCAACTGCTACCAGAGGCTTTTGCTGCTGTCAGAGAGGCCAGCAAAAGGGTTCTTGGATTGCGGCATTTTGATGTGCAACTGGTTGGTGGAATGGTACTCAACAGTAGCAAGATTGCCGAGATGCGGACTGGGGAAGGAAAGACTCTAGTCGCAACATTGCCCTGTTATCTCAATGCCTTGACTGGTGACAGTGTGCATGTCGTGACTGTGAACGATTATCTGGCTCAGCGTGATGCCAGTTGGATGAGACCTCTTTTCGCTGCGCTTGATTTATCTGTGGGAGTTGTCGTCTCACAACAGCCGCCGGAAGAGAAGCGCTTGGCTTATAAAGCGGATATCACCTACGGGACCAATAACGAATTTGGGTTTGACTATCTTCGTGACAATATGGCTTTCCGGATGGAGGATAAATTTCAGCGTGGCCACTATTTCGCGGTAGTCGACGAAGTGGACTCCATTCTGATTGATGAAGCCAGGACTCCGCTTATTATCTCTGGTCCTGCTGAAGACAGTTCAGAGAGATACCTCCAGATCAATAAACTCATTCCAAACCTTGTACGAGAATACCCTGCTGAAGAGGGTCAGGAGTTGAAGCCAGGTGACTTCATCATTGATGAAAAACACCGTTCTTTGGAGCTGACTGAAGCAGGGCATGAAAAAGTTGAGCAGCTACTGGCAGACAATGGTTTGCTCGCGGAAGGTGAAAGTCTCTATTCAGCGACTAATTTGAGTTTGTTACATCATGTTAACGCTGCTATTAAAGCGCACTTTATGTTCCACCGTAATGTTGATTACATCATCGAAGGTGGTGAAGTGGTTATCGTTGATGAGCATACTGGACGGAAAATGCCAGGGCGCCGATGGAGTGAAGGCATTCATCAGGCGATTGAAGCAAAAGAAAATCTGACGATTCAAAAAGAAAACCAGACACTGGCATCAACTACCTTCCAGAATTACTTTCGCCTGTATACCAAATTGTCCGGGATGACCGGAACAGCAGATACAGAGGCTTTTGAATTTAGACAGATTTATGGTCTGGATGTGGTTGTAATACCTACAAACAGGGTTGTTAAACGGGTTGACTATAACGATCTGGTGTTTTTATCTGAGGATGAAAAGTTTGAGGCCATTGTTAAGGATATTCAGGCAAATATAGAAGCCGGTAGGCCCGTGTTAGTGGGTACTGCCTCTGTAGAAGCGTCGGAGCGGGTGTCTTCGGCTTTGCAGAATCACAAAATCCCTCACAATGTTCTGAATGCGAAAAACCATGCTAACGAAGCTATGATTATCGCCAATGCCGGTTTACCCGGTGCTGTAACCATCGCGACTAATATGGCAGGGCGTGGTACAGATATTATGTTAGGCGGTAATTGGGAGGCGGAAGTTAAGCAGTTGGAAGAACCTTCCGAAGCCGAGATAACCAGAATCAAAAGTGAGTGGCAACAACGTCATGAAGCGGTCCTGGCGGCGGGAGGTTTGCACATTATTGGTACTGAACGCCATGAATCCCGACGTATTGATAACCAGCTCCGTGGCCGTTCTGGGCGACAGGGTGATCCTGGATCCTCACGCTTTTTCCTGTCAATTGATGACAATCTCATGCGGATTTTCATGTCTGACCGAATGAAAGGTTTCATGAAATCAATGGGTATGGATAAAGGAGAGGCTATTGAGCATAAAATGGTCAGTAACGCGATTGAGAAGGCTCAGCGGAAGGTAGAGAACCGCAACTTCGATATTCGGAAATCATTGCTCGAATTTGATGATGTCAATAACGATCAGCGTTCTGTTATTTATCAGCAGCGTGATGAGTTGATGTCCTCAGATAGCATCCAGGATGTGATCCAGAACATCCGTAAAGATGTAACCAATCAGTTAATCGACGAGTATGTCCCACCAGAAAGTCTGCATGAACAGTGGGATATTGCAGGTTTGGAAAAAGCGCTGACGGCCGAGTTTGATATTCAGCTACCTGTTCAGGAGTGGCTGGATGCAGACCAACACTTCAACGAGCCGCAACTGCGACAAAAGATTGTCGAGGAGATGGAGCGCGTATATCAGGAAAAAGAAGGACAGGTTGGTGCTGATGCAATGCGCCGCTTTGAAAAGCAAATCATGCTTCAGGTGCTTGACCAGCGTTGGAAAGAGCATCTTCAGGCGATGGACCACTTACGAATGGGGATTCATTTGCGAGGATATGCTCAGAAGAATCCTAAACAGGAGTATAAGCGAGAGTCATTTCTGCTGTTCCAGAACCTGCTGGAAGAGGTTAAGTCAGATACCGTTAAAATTCTCTCTCGCATGCAGTTGATGACTCGTGAGCAGGCTGAGGAAATAGAACGCCGCCGTCAGGCCCTGGAAGAGAGAATGCAATATCAGCACGAACAGGCCAGTGCGGTTCCTGAAGCACGATCACAGCCAGAGGCCAACTCAGATCCTGAGCCTAACAAGCCCCAGCCGATGGTACGCAAAGGGCAAAAAGTTGGTCGGAATGACCCATGTCCTTGTGGATCAGGAAAAAAATATAAGCAATGTCATGGCCGGTTGAGCTGA